In Perognathus longimembris pacificus isolate PPM17 chromosome 23, ASM2315922v1, whole genome shotgun sequence, a single genomic region encodes these proteins:
- the Spred1 gene encoding sprouty-related, EVH1 domain-containing protein 1 isoform X1 translates to MSEETATSDHDNSYARVRAVVMTRDDSSGGWLPLGGSGLSSVTVFRAPGPEENGCADLFIRGERLRDKMVVLECMLKKDLVYNKVTPTFHHWKMDDKKFGLTFQSPADARAFDRGIRRAIEDISQGCPPSKNETEGSEDDLQATEEDTSNSPVKDHLFPQETVVTSDSYRSSIVRPSPLEDLSARRVYLQSQASQITFGQPGLDIQSRSMEYAQRQISKECGSLKSQNRVPLKSIRHVSFQDEDEIVRINPRDILIRRYADYRHPDMWKSDLEREDVDANMQFSKPDSKKPDYLYSCGDETKLNSLKDSVVFKTQPSSLKFKKSKRRKEDGERSRCVYCQERFNHEENGRGACLDAPDPVKRCIYQVSCMLCAESMLYHCMSDSEGDFSDPCSCDTSDDKFCLRWLALVALSFLVPCMCCYVPLRTCHRCGEASGCCGGKHKAAG, encoded by the exons TAATAGTTACGCGCGAGTGCGAGCCGTGGTGATGACCCGAGATGACTCAAGTGGCGGGTGGCTTCCGCTCGGAGGGAGTGGACTGAGCAGCGTCACCGTCTTCAGAGCCCCTGGCCCGGAGGAGAACGGCTGCGCCGACCTCTTCATCCGCggggagaggctcagggacaagatG GTGGTTTTGGAATGCATGCTTAAAAAAGACCTCGTTTATAATAAGGTCACTCCCACATTTCACCACTGGAAGATGGATGACAAGAAGTTCGGCCTTACCTTTCAGAGCCCTGCAGACGCTAGGGCTTTCGATAGAGGCATTCGAAGAGCCATAGAGGACATTTCTCAAG GGTGCCCACCATCAAAAAATGAAACTGAAGGATCAGAAGATGACTTACAA GCAACTgaagaagacacttctaattCTCCGGTGAAAGATCACCTTTTCCCGCAAGAGACAGTTGTTACCAGTGACTCCTACAGAAGCTCCATCGTGAGACCGTCTCCCCTTGAAGATCTGAGCGCCAGAAGAGTGTACTTGCAAAGCCAAGCCAGTCAG ATAACATTTGGCCAACCAGGCCTAGACATTCAGAGCAGAAGTATGGAATATGCACAACGGCAAATATCTAAGGAATGTGGAAGCCTAAAGTCCCAGAATAGG GTGCCTTTGAAATCAATCAGACACGTCAGCTTTCAAGATGAGGATGAGATTGTCAGAATAAACCCTCGCGATATCCTAATCCGTCGGTATGCGGACTACAGGCACCCTGACATGTGGAAAAGTGACCTGGAGAGAGAGGATGTGGATGCCAACATGCAGTTTTCTAAACCAGACAGTAAAAAACCAGACTATCTCTACTCTTGTGGCGATGAGACTAAGTTAAATTCACTCAAGGACTCTGTGGTATTCAAGACACAGCCTTCCTCATTAAAATTTAAGAAGTCAAAGCGCAGGAAAGAGGATGGCGAGCGTTCTCGCTGCGTCTACTGCCAGGAAAGGTTCAACCATGAGGAGAACGGCAGGGGCGCGTGTCTGGACGCCCCGGACCCCGTGAAGAGGTGCATCTACCAAGTCAGCTGCATGCTCTGCGCAGAGagcatgctctaccactgcaTGTCGGACTCGGAGGGCGACTTCTCCGACCCCTGCTCCTGTGACACCAGCGACGACAAGTTCTGCTTGCGGTGGCTGGCCCTGGTGGCGCTGTCGTTCCTCGTCCCGTGCATGTGCTGCTATGTCCCCCTGAGAACGTGCCATCGCTGTGGCGAGGCCAGCGGCTGCTGCGGCGGGAAGCACAAGGCCGCCGGGTGA
- the Spred1 gene encoding sprouty-related, EVH1 domain-containing protein 1 isoform X2: MTRDDSSGGWLPLGGSGLSSVTVFRAPGPEENGCADLFIRGERLRDKMVVLECMLKKDLVYNKVTPTFHHWKMDDKKFGLTFQSPADARAFDRGIRRAIEDISQGCPPSKNETEGSEDDLQATEEDTSNSPVKDHLFPQETVVTSDSYRSSIVRPSPLEDLSARRVYLQSQASQITFGQPGLDIQSRSMEYAQRQISKECGSLKSQNRVPLKSIRHVSFQDEDEIVRINPRDILIRRYADYRHPDMWKSDLEREDVDANMQFSKPDSKKPDYLYSCGDETKLNSLKDSVVFKTQPSSLKFKKSKRRKEDGERSRCVYCQERFNHEENGRGACLDAPDPVKRCIYQVSCMLCAESMLYHCMSDSEGDFSDPCSCDTSDDKFCLRWLALVALSFLVPCMCCYVPLRTCHRCGEASGCCGGKHKAAG, from the exons ATGACCCGAGATGACTCAAGTGGCGGGTGGCTTCCGCTCGGAGGGAGTGGACTGAGCAGCGTCACCGTCTTCAGAGCCCCTGGCCCGGAGGAGAACGGCTGCGCCGACCTCTTCATCCGCggggagaggctcagggacaagatG GTGGTTTTGGAATGCATGCTTAAAAAAGACCTCGTTTATAATAAGGTCACTCCCACATTTCACCACTGGAAGATGGATGACAAGAAGTTCGGCCTTACCTTTCAGAGCCCTGCAGACGCTAGGGCTTTCGATAGAGGCATTCGAAGAGCCATAGAGGACATTTCTCAAG GGTGCCCACCATCAAAAAATGAAACTGAAGGATCAGAAGATGACTTACAA GCAACTgaagaagacacttctaattCTCCGGTGAAAGATCACCTTTTCCCGCAAGAGACAGTTGTTACCAGTGACTCCTACAGAAGCTCCATCGTGAGACCGTCTCCCCTTGAAGATCTGAGCGCCAGAAGAGTGTACTTGCAAAGCCAAGCCAGTCAG ATAACATTTGGCCAACCAGGCCTAGACATTCAGAGCAGAAGTATGGAATATGCACAACGGCAAATATCTAAGGAATGTGGAAGCCTAAAGTCCCAGAATAGG GTGCCTTTGAAATCAATCAGACACGTCAGCTTTCAAGATGAGGATGAGATTGTCAGAATAAACCCTCGCGATATCCTAATCCGTCGGTATGCGGACTACAGGCACCCTGACATGTGGAAAAGTGACCTGGAGAGAGAGGATGTGGATGCCAACATGCAGTTTTCTAAACCAGACAGTAAAAAACCAGACTATCTCTACTCTTGTGGCGATGAGACTAAGTTAAATTCACTCAAGGACTCTGTGGTATTCAAGACACAGCCTTCCTCATTAAAATTTAAGAAGTCAAAGCGCAGGAAAGAGGATGGCGAGCGTTCTCGCTGCGTCTACTGCCAGGAAAGGTTCAACCATGAGGAGAACGGCAGGGGCGCGTGTCTGGACGCCCCGGACCCCGTGAAGAGGTGCATCTACCAAGTCAGCTGCATGCTCTGCGCAGAGagcatgctctaccactgcaTGTCGGACTCGGAGGGCGACTTCTCCGACCCCTGCTCCTGTGACACCAGCGACGACAAGTTCTGCTTGCGGTGGCTGGCCCTGGTGGCGCTGTCGTTCCTCGTCCCGTGCATGTGCTGCTATGTCCCCCTGAGAACGTGCCATCGCTGTGGCGAGGCCAGCGGCTGCTGCGGCGGGAAGCACAAGGCCGCCGGGTGA